The window attaaaattttgggTTCATCCCATTCTGAGAAGGAGGTGAGAACATGAAGAACTTCTCCAGCTAAAGCTGCAAAATGTCAGAGACAGTTTGAGGAGTTGTTGGTACAAATGACATCACACCTGAAGAGGCGCAGGAGAAACTTTACAGAACTGATTGAGCCAAACAGCGCCTACACGAGGTAAAATGTGCATGTAATACTGCTCTGCTAAATAAATTCATGTTCAGTAGCCGCACATCTGGCAACAAATGTTACGATGATTCAGAATTTGTGACTACAGTGAGATCGACAACAGAAGCTTAGATAACAGAGGTTATTTCACTATGTGGCACGGAGGGCCCACTTTAAGcaggtttatttttacaggTAAAGAATCTAGTGGGTGAATTCACTTATTCGGTCCattacttttctatttttgaaGTCTGTCAATGGTCCGTCCatagaaagaagaagaagacctTATTACATGTTATGGTCATATATTTGCGTAGGGTAACAGTTATAGAGCCATTGCTGTCATAATGAAACTCTTCGGCCATCCTTCACCACATGATGACCTTATGGGCTTCTTTATAGTTTATGTTCACTTTACCGTAAATTTTTGTGGAAATTTTGAGAGCTCGGagagctgacagaaaacaagTTGATGCTTCTGTTTACAGACCTTCACTCAGAGACAGTACTTGTTAGGTcctgactgaaatgtgtctttCAGGCACTGAAACTAATCTCATCTGGACACGTGGCTTTGAGAAGCTTTAGGTATGAAAACTGTTGTCAATACAATGAGATGTTGATGAGCCTTCTGCAGCtttgatgttttaatttcacTACACTGCATACTGTCTCTATAAGGACTCCCTGGATAACCCAACTGGATCAGACACCAGTGTTCAGGACTGGACTTTTATCTGAGTGAGGAGCTCAGTGGTTCAGGAAGAGAGGACTGAGGACTTCACTAAAACCCTGAGCAGAGGGGGCTGCTCTAAAACAGAGTAAAGAAAACCATAGTCAGAGAAAACCTTGTACCCACGGTTCCTGCTCTCAGACACCAATCTAACTCGTTATGAATCATCTTAAATAAATCAAGTTTCAGATGGACAGTGGACATAGAGATGGTCTGCAGACATGGATCAATACAGCTGATCAGTTTGATCGTTCACTCCTGTTCGTTGCACCGTGACTAATCTGGATCTGCAGGTTTGGATCGATAGTTTctacagtgtatgtgtttgtgtgtttttgtgtgtttgttgctgcTGTAGTCGAGTCCAGTCTCGGCCTGTAGACCTGGTTTTGTATCTGGTCGGGTTTGTCACAGTGTTGCGTGTGGAGCAGCTGCAGTGATGCTGTAGGAGTTCAGCTCAGTGAACCAAACAGCAGTGATGACGTCAAACAGACGATGACCAGTGAAGACGCAGACCTCTATCTGATCGTATAAGAATCTGGACGGTGACTGCAGGGTTAGAGTTTAGATCAGCTGAGAGACCTGGTCCAGGTGAGTCTGTGTGACATGGGTAAATCTAGATAACCCTGATACTATTAGTTCTGTGCATGatccacttttattttattccatatAGTTTCTGCTCCTGTTATTTTAGAACGGCTTCTGGTTTTTAAAGTTCTGTGAGAGGTGACACCTACTTTTACCAGTCAGGTGAAGTGATTCAACTGACAACAGCCTGAGCtggatgcagaggaggatgaggatcAGAAGAATCTGGATCACAGTCTTCACACTGTGTCTGAATTAGAGCTGCACTGATCATCTGGTCAACCGAAAATTAATCGACATCTCTTTtaataatcaatgaatcatCCAGACCCCCTAATGAAGCGAAAGagtattttaataaatcaaatgtcAGAGTCTTTTTCAACCAAAAGGAGCCAAATGCTTAATGGTTCCAGTTTCTTTAATGGgagaatttgctgcttgtctttattttctgtgataataaactgaatctCTGAACAGGTAATTTTTTAACTGTCTAATGTTTCGTAGACAAAACGTCCAACAGCCAAAATAATGAACAGATGAATCAACACTTGACCTGGTCCTGCTGTAAACTCAGCGTCTGCAGGACGGTGAGAAGTTAAACAACTGGAGGTCAGCAGAAGCTAGATTTACAGGAGGTGTTAGGTGACTCTTTATGATCACTCACTAAAATCCCTAAATAATAATCCAAATATTAAACTGCCGCAGGTTAAATATGAGCATTTTGGAGACTTGGACTTTTTGTCTCAGAGTGACTTGGTCTTAGACTTGACTCCACTCGACTACAGTCAtaaaatgcagtgtgtgtgcgtgtgtgttaatAAACAGATGGTACATTAACGTCCACATCATAAACACCACAGCAGTGTGTAGCAGTCAGCAGGGACGCTGTAGTGCAGAGACACTCGTCTGTTACAAACACTTGGCTTCAGATTAAAAGTGAGAATCACTGAACACGTTTTAGAAACAGGTTTTTAACTCCTGCATCTTCACCTGGAGGCCGAGGCCCCATCTCCAACAGCCTGTCCAGGACCTGGATTAAATAAACCTGCTGTAGCCCGCTCTAAACGCTCCCCCTCCTCTGGGTGATTGGCAGCCGGCAGCTCAGACGGAGGACTCGCGGGCAGTTTTGGATCGCAGGGCTCTGGCCTGGCTAAGGAAGGGGAAGGTGGTACCAAGGCAGCCGGAGGCCACGGTCAGACCCAGACTGGCCCAGGCGCAGTAGATAGACCAGCCATAACCATGATCGACGTCAGACGGCAGACCGTAGATGAAGGGAGGGTTCCTGGAGAGGTCGTAGGTCACACTGGCTGCATACGTACACAGAGAGATGGTGCAGAAGATCCCTGAGAACAGATCAGAGATCATTATTCATCACATATCTCAGAGCAGGGTATCGCTCCTAACTGACCAAACACTCTATAAGGGTTCTACTGTTAGAGTGAGAGGTAAAGTAATTGATCAGCTGTATTATCCTGTCAGTGaataactaataacacacaaatattttgtTCAGGTGTCAGACACCTGAATGAACACAGTGCTCAGCCCACATGGACAAGTTAACCAGTCATTACTTACATCACCTACAGAGgcggagaaaacaaaaacaaaaaacagatatacAGAATGTGTATCCATGTGTCAGACACATGACACGAGATAGAAACTAGGGCTGGGACGATATGGTTACATCCCGATACTACACGCCTGGGTGTCAATTCGATATGTATTGAAATTTCTACAAGTTTTGCAAATTGTTATTACGATTTATTGCAATTTTTGATGACTTTTTCACCACTTGACCATGGGAAAAGTTGAATCATTCAATTCCAGAGACTATAAATGTCATGACTcgtatttccaaaaataaatgcacatcACATGTCAGTCAGTCTTTCGGAGTTTTATTTCAGCAGCATCATTGCTATAAACCCCTTGGCCCCTGTCTTAAAGCCATgctaacaaaaaaatctgtcattagGAATACCACTTAAGAGGTGAATAGGCCGTAGGCCAGATGTCTTCTACCTGTTAGTTAAATAAAGTACTGTTATAATGAATTCATCAAAGCTGAACCACTGGCGCTTTTATTCTGAAGCACCCGGCTCTTCTCGGGAAATCGTAAAAAAAGAACACTTAAGTAAATCAATTTTCCCCACCCCTAACAGAAACGAAACAAATGTTGAGGAGAAGTCTCAGTCaaacatcttttatttaaatattgtttgtgaATAGTTTTTAGTGCAGTCTGTATGAAACCAACAGTCCCGTGTCCATGTGAACAGGTTTTTCCTCCCGTTCATACTGGACATTTGCAGGTGTATGTATACACAACGTGTTTCTGATGGAAGTGGTGGAGACAAGTCCCCAGTCCTCGTTCTGTGTGAAATATTTTCTAAACCTATTATCTGAAGTTAAACTGAGTTAGCGACATCAGGTGGAGATCTAAACGGCTTTTCATTCtatcctctctgtctttgctccGCTGAATGTCCATGTCCAGATCCTGTCCTTGCAACAGGGTTAAAATGTCGTCTAGAGCCACAATGAGCACAGTGAAGCGTTTAGCCACTCTCCCCCTGTGATGTTCATcctgactgagtgtgtgtgtgtgtgcgtgtgtgtgtgtgtgtgtgtgtcagtgctttctgagctctgattggctgctgctgtggtctGACAGGATCCTTCACGTTGTTGTAGGCACCTGACTGTGACCAGCAGAGGGCGACACAGGCCTGATATTGAAGACAGAGAGTGTCAGCCCACAGAGTCTGTCTCAGGTGTGTTACCTGCCATGAGGAACAGCAGTCCGGACACGTGCTGCGTCAAACTCTCCTCCCAGAAGAACCCGACCGACGCCACTATGCTCCCACACAGCAGGACGGCTGCCGCCATGCCCAAAAACCCCGCCGTGATCCGACGCAGGTCTGCAGCACcgcaaccacacacatacagatatacaaaatatatacacacagatataaacacatgtTAATATAGAAATAACACACAGAGAGTTGTCAGTGATGACCGTGATAAATGAAGAAACACGGAGCGTTGCCGTGGTGACCACTCGTGGCTCACCCCCCCCATCATTCCCTCTGTACCGTAGCATAAAACTGCCATGGCATGTAACCATGGCAACTGGTGACAAGTAGCGAAAAAGCGCAGCACACTGATGAGAGCCAGAAAACTTAGGCATTAAAGTGCCAGTCAGCAGAGATACAATCTGTGGTTTATATTCTATAATCTATAGTCTATAAAATTTAATCTATGGTCTATAATCTGTAATCTATAGTCTGCAGTGTGAACAGCCAATCGGAAGCTGAGATGGTGAGAGATGCTAGAATTTAAATCCTGTCTGACTGATCAGACTGATGATCAGATGTTGAAAAGGTATTCTACTCTGGTAGAATCACAATAGCGTCTAATGCTCAACTGAGCAAAGATTCACTCATTTTAAAGGCTGAAATACAGTTTTACTTCCATTCTTGCAacacaaaatgtagttttatcTTTGACCGATTCTCAATCATGATGCTTTATCAAACGAATAATACATCTACACTTTGTATGTGTAGATCTGAGAGTGCACGGTTTATTTTCGTCCTGAGAGAGTTTTGTTTGTAGGGCCGCTTTATTTGGCCTGAGAGACAAAACTTGGGGCGAAAATTACACAACGCTGTTGCTCATGAAGTCAACTGTAATATTTCCTGTAGTGAGATGGTGACCTGGACATTTTTATCAGTTCAGAGCCACAGAGTCAGTCTCACTGGAGGACTGTTTGAAGAgatttcagtgagaaaaaacaaactgaaaaaataaaagtggaatTTACAGCCACCCAGCTGTGAAACCACAACATGGTTTTCACTGAGAGGAGTCCTGGTTTTAATCTGAATCAGTCAGTAACAGTATTTAAACTGTTCACGTTTCCATCCAGGTTAGATCACTTTGAGACAAAGGTGAACTGACTGTGCAGTAAATTATAAATCCAGAGGCAGAATTTTCTCCAAAGAAGGTTGGTATGTGCTGACAGTAAATAAAGAAGGTTGCTTTACAGCATAGCTTGTTTACAGCACACTGACTGAAACGCCCTGACTGAGATCTATGGTAGCCTCTAAGGACAAAACACACGCGaaaccaaaagcaaaaactTTAAACCTGCACTAACTGATCTTTTTGTGTCAGTAGAAACAAGTAgtgaacacacactgacaaataatCACCTCTAAGTTGATATGTTGAACACTTTTATCAAACAGTtacttatttccacatccagcagttacagagcagcacAATCATTCATCTagagtggtgtttgtgtccacctgatgaatctaagtccagtacttcctcttcttttagctctgtttttggtctccaccagctcctgagggaaatatctggctctttagctgctaaatgctccactatgttcaccagctgctctctgactatatctgtctgttgtttgctCCCAAGTGGTGGACAGTGGCTTTCTAGATTCATCTGATAATTCTCTataggttcatcactaccatAGACTCATTCACACCGTCATTTATAcagggatttaaaaaatatattgattttaGCCGCTTTGAGAGACTTGCaagaaaaactagaaaaacattaaagaagaaatatacttgtgttttgtgtattttagtatttgttgcattttgatTTGCAGGCTGTTTCTCTTAAAGTCCCACTCCAcgcaaaatgtgtttttcttcttgttagTTTATTTGGATGTTAGTGCAGTTTGTTTTCGTCTTCATCTGCTGAGGGACAGTTTCTCTGTTCTCACATTTAATCTCAGTTTAACACCTGGATACACCTGCAGGATTTATGACGTCACAACGTCAATCCTTTAATGCTTGTGCTTTTGCATGTGTTATGGATGGTAACAAagattaatttacaaaaatagaaaaaaatatggacCAGAGTCCATTTATATAAATCTTCATATTTTACATGCCAAGTTTTCTGTCCATAAATGTAAACCGACCCAAATAAAACCCAGAACCCACCAGTTTAGACTGAGACTTTACCCTGAAGCTCTACATTGACAAACGACTCTGAAACACAGTGacagactgaaacacactgaaacacacactgacccactgaaacacactgacagactgaaacacactgaaacacacactgacccactgaaacacactgacagactgaaacacactgaaacacacactgaccctctgaaacacactgacagactgaaacacaaacttggaaacacacactctaaaagacacactgaaacacacactagtgtttttcagtgtgttggtgtgtcagtgtgtgtcaatgtgtcagtgtgtgtcagtgtgtttcagcGTGTGTTGGTGTTTCAgtgttgtcagtgtgttgtgtgtacaacaaattttggtttgaaaagttttcaaagggctgtttgagggttcagacctggttttagaGTTCGGgtcagaatcaggtttaggttagggtagggggctggggaatgcattatgtaaaTGAGTGTCCTCACTACCGACGTAAgacaaatatgtgtgtgtctgtgtgtgtgtactcacgCAGCAGGTGCCACTCGTCCTGTTGGATGGTCCTGGTCAGGTTCAGAGGGATGTTCCTTagtctgattggctgagagaaGTGATACTTGACAGGTGTGCAGCGATCTGCAATACCTGCAGAGACGAGACCACACAGGTGAGACAGCAGACGGAGACTGGACAAACTCATGAAGACAGCACAGCTCTAAACATCAGCTCTGTCTTGGGGTTTTTCCTGGACTTGTTACAGGAGTGGCGAGACAGAAGGATGATCAACAAACTGCTGGCCAATTTGGACAACCCCACCCAACAGTTTCCTCCACTGTTCAGAAGATGATTTAGCCGCTTGACCTGTTGCACTACGGTTAATACGAAACACCTTCCAAAGTGACTGTTTATGTCTGTCAGTAAGGTTATCTGACTTTACTTGTTcttggaagaaacagatttttggATTAAAGTCATCAACAATCCACTGAGAATTAGACgagcagcaacaaaacagctgagacaaactacaaaaacatgcattatCTTACAGAGGTAAGATAATGTAACTATCAGGTGCTCTGGATGTGAAGGTAACGTTAAGTTACTTTCAGTCAGCAAACTTTACTGCTGTTATCAAAAGGAATTAGTACGTTTCAGGGTTAATGCCGGCGGTAACCATCTAAGTCGTCCTCTGGACAAAGACCACAGTATTGATGTTATCCAAGGATGTAGCATCTCCTCTCAGACTAAACCCAGAAACTGAACAATGAACTTTTAGAGAACAGGTGACTGAATCCCGCTTCTGAATGACTCACTTCTCTGCTGTGAACAGCACAGGTAGATGCAGTAATGCTAGGTTAGCAGCAACGACTGTACCAGATTAGATTAGAGATAGCggttctgttcaaacagacagTTTGGAAATGCTAGCTGGATTTACCGAGGTGAGTCATTCTGTACGACTACTGAGCAGAGAGACACCTGTAACCATAGTCACTGTATACAAAGATGGCGACGgctgtagcctcaaaatgcACTGAACacataaaaatttaaagtgtgtgatgaaaataagacaaacatttcactgaCGAAAactagtttttgttgactaaaactagactaagaaaaattaaataagaaaaatcaaatgacaaaattttGACTCAAAGTAATAtgcatttttgtcaaaagactaagagtaaaactaaatgaaaatcaGATGCCATAATTAACACCCTGAATGCTCTGCTCCACCCGCGGTGAGTGGAGGAACACTACCGAAGGCCGTCCgtccctgctgctgtcagaccGCACAGCGCAGACTGATCCACCGACCATGCGGCTCACATTCACTGCTTAATGTCACTGCTGCCTCTGTCCAACCGCTGCCTGTACTTGGTTCTTGGGCATAGAGTTTAAAGACGTGACAGTTTACCAGAGGGAAGGCTCTATCCAGGTgaattatgggaagtgtaggactCCGTTTTTTGGCATAAATAAGTCAGGATATCTGCACCTGTGCAGCTCAGAATGAATTTGTCTCTCCAAACGACATGTCCAGTATGAAGAGACAGTGAAGCTCTGCAGGACGAACGTCACTCTGTTCTGTTGTAATAGTGAAACAACAACTGTCCTCTGTAAACATCAAACCCACAGCGTATGAATCTAACAGTCGCCACCTCAGTACTTACTTAAAATTTCCAAGGCTTAAAAAACGGAGAGAAGATTACAGCTCAAACCTGATTCTTGTTTGAGTATAAAAGTAGATCTAAAGATGATTAAACACAAGTttcaagcacaaacacacgtcCACAGACTGCACACGTGTCAACCGGCCTCAGTATCTTGTCTGTATTGGCTGTTATTGTGGGAGCGGCGGATCCTCCCCGCAGGGATCAATTGATCTAATCTGATCTGAGCTCAGGGTCCAGTCTAATGGTTTGTATTGATACGTAACATAATGTAATATGATTTGGAGTGCCGTAATCTGATGTGTGGTCTGAATATTGTCAGGGTCCAGCTACCTCCTGCTCACCATCACTCTGACCTCCAGGTTTCAGGTAGGCAACCTGCCAGCGACTGCAGAGACAAAACTGCAGACATCACCGTGACCCGCGAGTTTTTAATCCTGCAGAGACCAGAGAGCCAGAGGTTTTACTGCTTCTGCACTGCTGGTTACCTCAGGGGTTAGTCAGCTGATCTCACGTCAGGATTTAATGTTGTTAGACCAGTCTGAAATCAACTTAAAACCATCCTGAAACCAGGTTAAAACCTGTCTGAGATAATCTAAAACTAGCCTGCTGAGGCCACTCTGAGACCAGGTTGTGACCAAACTGAAACCAGTCTTAAACCGGTCCAAAAGCAGGCCTCAAACCAGTATGGGACCAGTCTGATTTAAGTTGGGGGAAGCGGTGTCCTACAGAGAATCGGGCTGGATCAAATGAAAGAGCAGCATTTCCCTCATTACCACCACTGAGGTGCCCATGAGCAAGGCTCTGAACCCTCAGCTGCTTCACTGGAGCAGCTCAGAGAGCAGCAGAtcagactgtggttgtactggttTAACTGGGAAGCTTCAGGTGGGAATGTGAGGAACAGCGTGAGAGTGAACAGGATAGGTTTATAAATGAGAGCACGGCTCACGGTGATTAAAtcaaggttaaaaaacaaaaccaaaaccaaaccagCCGTAGGTCAGTCTGAGACCAGTCTAAAACTGATCTGAAAACAGTCTTACACCAGCATACCGAGACCGGTCAGAGCTGTCGAAAACCAGTCCGAACACCAGTCTGAGACCAGTTTTAAACTAGTCTGAGACAGTGAGACACACAGTGATCTGGTGCTGATCTAACAGCTGTACTGACTCTCCCTCCATCAAATAAACATCAAAGATCACTGACGAGATAACACTGGACATTAATATCAGCGGAAACGTCACGACAGCTCAGTAACACACCTGTCTGTACCTGAGACACCTCACCAGCTCACAGTCTGAACGACTGTTTACACAACAACGAAAGCACGAGTTCATCCACATTACTGTCGACTGCCTCTATAGTACTGCAGTACAGCCGAATACGGTACGGTACAGTACAGTAGTACGGTACTGCAGTACCCCAGTGGTTTGAGTGTCTCCCCCTCACAGTGTGTCCGTCTCCTCACATGGTAACAGTGTCCACACTGTGCCGTTACAGACACTATACATGACGTTACATAGATTCAGGTGCTGAAGGCCAATATGAGCTGATTCATGATGTATCTGTGCTGGATACCATATCCCATAATCCATCAGCCATCTGATCACAAGATGGAGGTTTCCTCAGAACTTAGAGTACTACACTACTCTTTACTGCTATGTCCTAACTCCTCTATGATACTCAGTTCCTTTAACcctgtttattattttgatgtctcatcattattattttcaaccGTCATATAAATGTCCACCTTCAACCCTCCCATCCTGTAATTATAAACATTTCACATAGTTATTATAGACTGCACAGCTGTATACCCCCTGTAAActacatatatttatatcacacacatatatatatatatatatatgtgtgatatatgtgtatttgtatgctGGAAGTTTGACCGTGAAATATCAGCAGACATGTACATTCCTATTGTATTAATCGATAACATCAATAAACTCATATCTACCAAAATATCAGCTGGGTCATCGGTTTAGATGTAGAGCAGGCATCAGTACAGTACCTCATTAATATCATAATGTTATAATCAACTGTCTGTGTCCTGCTCCAACGGCTCCAACCCACCGAGACATGGACTCTATAAGACCTCTGAAGGTCCCTGTGGTATCATGGTACCAAGTCCTGGAAGTCGCAAGGTGAAGCTGATGTGGATCAGACTCGTCCCGGTACATCCCCCAATACCCTGTCTCCGGTGTGCGGTCCGTCCCCCCTCAGACCGCCTGTCAGTAGGTCCTCGCCGCTGCTGACCGGGAGCAGTACGCAAGCCTCGTTGTTTCAGAGATGCTCCGACCCAGTCCTCTGGCCGTAATGATCTGGTCTTTGTCAAAGTCACCCAGGTCTCCGCAACTGTACATTTCTCCCCAATTCAACACATTGACTGCAAGAACCGAGCGTCACTTACCGTCCAATGTAACCCAGAGCTTAACATGCACCGTTGTTATGAGAAGACCAGCATTATTCACTTCAGCTGTGAGTGGTCACAGTGTCCTGGCTCGTCAGTGTCTGTAGTGTGTGTCTATAGCATGTCCAGACTTTACGCATCAGTATGTACAGATTAGATGCATCACTACAAACAGGCTCTATGTATTAGTATACAGACTGTATGTATTACTACATACAGAGTCCATTAGCACACACAGGTTCTGTGTAATAATATGTATGTAATGATGTAACGATCAATAATGCTATTGTCTCGTATATGAAGCggcatatatatgcatgtgtatctATGTAAACATAGACAGTATATAAGCATTCTGACCCCGGTCGATGAGCTTGTCGATGTCCGGGTCGAGGCCCTTGAAGTAGCACTTCCTCCACAGGCCGGAGTGTGTGGAGAACAGCGGCCTGCCGCACTCGGTCTCCAGGATGCCCATCCCCAGGATGGCCCGCCAgttctccagcagctcctcctctctgctgcccACATGCACGGGCTTCATCAGCGCCACGTCCCGCTGCCGGGCCCCGCCGCTGCCGGTGTCCACCAGCGGCAGGTGGTAGATGGGCATCTCCCGGTTCTTCTGATCATTGGAGTCGGATCCGTGTCGGTCGCAGTTCTCCTTGTGTCTGCGGGTTTCGGTCTCGTACCAGTGGTCGGTGGAGATGGCAgtgaccagcagcagcagggacaaCACGCTGAGCGCGAGGCTCACCGCAGACACCGTCACCGTCACCGGCCGGGCTCTCTCCATGGCCGGGACATGGACCGAGCCGCTCGCGATCCCGGAGAAGGTCCCGGTGCTGCCGTCGGCTCGGTTCCCACCGCTTTTTCCGTTACTGGGCATCTTCTGCTGCCATCCTCGCGCCCATCAGCCGTTCCCCGTTTGCCCTCGAGAGCGCGTTGTCATGCCGACTGATGGACCGTCAGAGGTGCGTCGAGGGGAACGCAGGTAACGCGCAGCAGCACCGGAAGATCACCGAAAgcgccttcaaaataaaaccaaatccCTTCAGGAGTAGCAGTAACTGCGCTTTCCGTACAGAGCAGAGGGGGACGTGTACATTTGGAGCCGaagaataatgataattaaGCTGCCGAACAGTTTGGGTAAATGTCACATCCACTGAAACCCGCTGAgagttgctttttattttttgtttttgttgtcaaacTAAAATTATTCGGCCCCATAATTGAAAATCTGAAGCTCAAATGAGAAGGTGTTCAGTATTTCAGGTGAGTTGATTTAATTCAAACTTTAACATCAACTTGTTAACTGAACATGAACCAACATGAATGAATGGATTCCCCTGCCTGTAGAAAGTTTGCACAGTCTTTCCGTGTGACTATTATACCTCTGTGTTGTACATGAAGAAAGTTACATGTAGAAATAAGTAAGTCAAAGTATTACTTCAGTGTTCCATTACCAGAGGGACACTGCagtaaagtcagaaaaatataaGCCTAAAAATCTTtatgaaaacatatattttaCTAGGAGCAGATGACGATGATGAAGAGGTTTACTGTTATTGTGTCCTGCATATAATATGTACTGATCTCACATAGGTTTACAAGCCACCCCAAAGCAGTATAAACCAGACCCAGAGTCCAAAAAGTATATAACACTAACTCAGAAAAcaatattcaaaaaaatataatcagaaTTTCACACTTTCATGTCTACAACAAATT is drawn from Xiphias gladius isolate SHS-SW01 ecotype Sanya breed wild chromosome 15, ASM1685928v1, whole genome shotgun sequence and contains these coding sequences:
- the tmem178 gene encoding transmembrane protein 178A; amino-acid sequence: MERARPVTVTVSAVSLALSVLSLLLLVTAISTDHWYETETRRHKENCDRHGSDSNDQKNREMPIYHLPLVDTGSGGARQRDVALMKPVHVGSREEELLENWRAILGMGILETECGRPLFSTHSGLWRKCYFKGLDPDIDKLIDRGIADRCTPVKYHFSQPIRLRNIPLNLTRTIQQDEWHLLHLRRITAGFLGMAAAVLLCGSIVASVGFFWEESLTQHVSGLLFLMAGIFCTISLCTYAASVTYDLSRNPPFIYGLPSDVDHGYGWSIYCAWASLGLTVASGCLGTTFPFLSQARALRSKTARESSV